The following coding sequences are from one Loxodonta africana isolate mLoxAfr1 chromosome 18, mLoxAfr1.hap2, whole genome shotgun sequence window:
- the ORMDL3 gene encoding ORM1-like protein 3: MNVGTAHSEVNPNTRVMNSRGIWLSYVLAIGLLHVVLLSIPFVSVPVVWTLTNLIHNMGMYIFLHTVKGTPFETPDQGKARLLTHWEQMDYGVQFTASRKFLTITPIVLYFLTSFYTKYDQIHFVLNTVSLMSVLIPKLPQLHGVRIFGINKY; this comes from the exons ATGAACGTGGGCACAGCGCACAGCGAGGTGAACCCCAACACGCGGGTAATGAACAGCCGTGGCATCTGGCTGTCCTACGTGCTGGCCATCGGGCTTCTCCATGTGGTGCTGCTCAGCATCCCTTTTGTGAGCGTCCCTGTTGTCTGGACCCTCACCAACCTCATCCACAACATG GGCATGTACATCTTCCTGCACACGGTGAAGGGGACACCGTTCGAGACCCCGGACCAGGGCAAGGCGAGGTTGCTGACCCACTGGGAGCAGATGGACTATGGGGTCCAGTTCACGGCCTCTCGGAAGTTCTTGACCATCACACCTATTGTGCT GTACTTCCTCACCAGCTTCTACACCAAGTACGACCAGATCCATTTCGTCCTCAACACTGTGTCCTTGATGAGCGTGCTCATCCCCAAGCTTCCCCAGCTCCACGGAGTCCGGATTTTTGGAATCAATAAGTACTGA